In Deltaproteobacteria bacterium, the sequence GTTAGAGCCAGCATCTATCAAAATGACATTAAACTCTGTTGGCTCTTCTGCAGCTACCGGAGCTGCGGCAGCCATAGGACCAGATGCCATCACTACACCACCAGATGCCGCTTCAAGACCATGCTCTTCTTTCAAATAATCACCAAGCTCTTTAGCTTGTAAAAGCGTGAGCTTAACAATTTTCTCACCGAGGTCCTTAATCTCGGGATTCCAGTTACGTGCTGCCTCTGCCATGACCTACTCCTTTTGCCTCAATTCTTCGCAAAGCGTTTGCATAAGCTATTTTTTTTGCTTGTGCGGAAACGCTTGCGTTTCTTTGGTTCACTTCTGTTAAAATAATTAAAAATTTCTGCACAATACTAAACTTGTGCCTATCTCTTTATGACGCCTATGCAGTTGGCTCTTCCTCCTTCGCCTTCTTTTCAACTGCTCCAACTATACGTCCAGCCGGACTCTTAATTTGAGCCAGCAGATTACGCGCAGGACCAAGGGCCATTCCTACTATTTGCGTCACCATCTCGCGCTTACTTGGCATCTGCGCGAGCGCTTCAGTTTGATTTGATGAGATGGCTTTCTTGTCAAGAATGCCACCTTTAATACGTACATGTTTCGAATCTTTTGTGAAATCAACAGCAAGCTTTGCTGTGACCACCGGATCCGAAAATCCAACAATTACACCTGTAGGCGACCCTTTTAAAAACTTAGAAGCTTCTTCTGCTTCAGTTCCTATTAGAGCCCTAGCCATTAATGTATTTTTAACAACTTTATACTTGATATCAGCGGCGCGAGCTTTCTTTCTAATAGACTCAACTTCAGCCACGGTTAAACCGGTGTAATCGAGAAAAACCACGCCTTCCGCTTTGGCGATATCCTCTTTAATCTCTTTTACAAATTGTTCTTTTTGTTCTTGCTGAATCATAGCTTACTCGCGTCCCAGGCCGATCATTGCCTTTGCTGGATCGATTTTGATTCCAGGACCCATAGTGCTCGAGAGCGATACTGAAAGGAGATAATTACCCTTTGCAGTTTGGGGCTTGGCTTTA encodes:
- a CDS encoding 50S ribosomal protein L10, which produces MIQQEQKEQFVKEIKEDIAKAEGVVFLDYTGLTVAEVESIRKKARAADIKYKVVKNTLMARALIGTEAEEASKFLKGSPTGVIVGFSDPVVTAKLAVDFTKDSKHVRIKGGILDKKAISSNQTEALAQMPSKREMVTQIVGMALGPARNLLAQIKSPAGRIVGAVEKKAKEEEPTA
- the rplL gene encoding 50S ribosomal protein L7/L12, with the protein product MAEAARNWNPEIKDLGEKIVKLTLLQAKELGDYLKEEHGLEAASGGVVMASGPMAAAAPVAAEEPTEFNVILIDAGSNKIQVIKEVRAVTGLGLKEAKDLVDGAPKTVKEALPKKDAEELKKKLEAAGAKVEIKA